In Rutidosis leptorrhynchoides isolate AG116_Rl617_1_P2 chromosome 2, CSIRO_AGI_Rlap_v1, whole genome shotgun sequence, one genomic interval encodes:
- the LOC139887649 gene encoding uncharacterized protein, with protein MATNSTLHSYDTDDVNSTNHPLFLHQQDHPGLILISKKLTGSENYSSWRRSIMIALNAKNKLKIVTGEFTETHIQPSHKALWGRTNDMIISWILNTITDQIGNSLNFVNTAAALWKELQEHYSQLDGHRIFQLTTEITALKQTDCTIEGSNSPDV; from the exons ATGGCGACTAATTCAACACTACATTCATATGATACTGATGATGTCAATTCCACTAATCATCCGCTATTTCTTCATCAACAAGATCATCCTGGATTGATTCTCATCTCGAAAAAGTTAACTGGTTCTGAAAACTACAGCTCATGGAGACGATCAATTATGATTGCTCTAAACGCAAAGAACAAACTCAAGATCGTTACTGGTGAATTCACTGAAACACACATTCAACCATCGCACAAAGCACTTTGGGGCCGTACAAACGATATGATCATATCTTGGATTCTCAACACTATCACAGATCAAATTGGTAATTCTCTCAACTTTGTCAACACTGCGGCAGCATTATGGAAAGAATTGCAGGAACATTACTCTCAACTTGATGGCCACAGAATTTTCCAACTCACAACAGAAATAACTGCACTCAAACAAACAGACTGCACAATAGAG GGGTCAAATTCTCctgatgtgtga
- the LOC139890607 gene encoding uncharacterized protein: MEILHCYIFFVFIFIFSISSASAADSFSEALLSLKSEFIVPSNVLIDWVIPKEQTPSQKIISCSWTGVKCNQNSAKIISLDLSFKNLGGVLSGNQFNQFPDLIDFNISYNSFSGDLPIGIFNLTSLNTLDISRNNFSGVFPVGISNLENLVVLDAFSNSFSGSLPLDVCKIPTLKVLNFAGSYFSGNIPGEYGSCKSLEILHLAGNFLSGNLPVEFGMLENIVHMEIGYNLYQSGIPLQFGNMSQLQYLDIADANLSGSIPKELGNLTKLDSLFLFKNHLSGMVPVELSKIWSLSSLDLSDNLLFGPIPESFSNLENLKLLSVMYNDMNGSVPEGLAKLPNLESLLIWDNFFSGTLPLELGKHSKLKWVDVSTNDFVGIIPPDICSGGELTRLMLFSNYFSGGLSSMSNCSSLVRVRLEDNLFSGGIPSDIFDASNLEHFNVSNNPSLGGVLPEKTWSLSVLQNFSAKFCNISGTFPGFQSCKMLSLVELNGNHLSGTISESVSICENLEVLDLSENNFSGEIPLKLGRSTKLKFLNLSYNDLSGSIPMENSFKSMDSSSFIGNPNLCGAPLVKPCHHGNGISEGMGLGSRKNHKVAWVLVLCAVVVVLSGFLFGIFYYRRQNVNRHWKLVSFDGLPELTAADVLKSFDSIEALETRYSSNSVYKAVLLTGLTVIVRKIEWGAKSSNLLIDFISRLGNARHKNLIRLLGFCYNENIGYLLYEYLPNGNLDEKIGIKRDWSLKRKLVINIAHGLYFLHHDCHPAIPYGNLKASNIVFDENMEPHLDEFAFKTISAMEKGEYKGLMEHELMDDIFDFGEIVLEILTNGKRKNGGISVHKTPKDVLLKEIYSENEVDVSSSSSNSVQEEIKLVLELVIRCTASKLSDRPSMEDVLKILLGLKPQKK; this comes from the exons ATGGAGATCCTTCATTGTTACATCTTCTTTgtatttattttcattttttcaATTTCTTCTGCTTCTGCTGCTGATTCTTTCTCAGAAGCATTATTAAGCTTAAAATCAGAGTTTATTGTACCATCAAATGTTTTAATTGACTGGGTTATCCCTAAAGAGCAAACCCCATCTCAAAAAATCATATCTTGTTCATGGACAGGAGTAAAATGCAATCAAAATTCCGCAAAAATCATATCTTTAGACCTTTCTTTCAAGAATCTTGGTGGGGTTTTATCTGGGAATCAATTCAATCAATTTCCTGATTTAATTGATTTCAACATAAGTTATAATTCATTTTCTGGTGATCTCCCAATTGGGATTTTTAATCTCACTAGTTTGAATACTTTAGATATTAGCAGAAACAACTTCTCTGGTGTTTTCCCAGTTgggatttcaaatcttgaaaatttGGTTGTTCTTGATGCTTTTAGTAACAGCTTTTCAGGATCACTCCCACTTGATGTTTGTAAAATTCCCACATTGAAAGTACTAAACTTTGCTGGAAGCTATTTTAGTGGTAACATTCCTGGTGAGTATGGATCATGCAAAAGTCTTGAAATTTTACACTTGGCTGGTAACTTTTTAAGTGGTAATTTACCGGTGGAATTTGGGATGCTTGAAAACATTGTTCATATGGAAATTGGTTATAATTTGTACCAAAGTGGTATTCCATTGCAATTTGGTAACATGAGTCAACTTCAGTATCTTGATATAGCTGATGCTAATCTTTCGGGTTCAATTCCAAAAGAATTAGGTAATTTGACTAAACTTGACTCCCTATTTCTTTTTAAAAATCATCTTTCTGGGATGGTTCCAGTAGAACTTAGTAAAATTTGGAGTCTTTCAAGTTTAGATCTTTCTGATAATCTACTTTTTGGTCCTATTCCAGAAAGCTTCTCAAATTTGGAAAATTTGAAGTTGTTGAGTGTTATGTATAATGATATGAATGGTTCTGTTCCTGAAGGTTTAGCTAAGCTTCCGAATCTTGAATCACTTCTGATTTGGGATAATTTCTTTAGTGGTACACTTCCATTAGAATTAGGCAAACACTCTAAACTGAAATGGGTTGATGTTTCAACAAATGATTTTGTGGGTATCATTCCACCTGATATTTGCTCAGGAGGAGAGTTGACTAGACTAATGCTATTTTCAAATTATTTTTCGGGTGGACTTTCTTCAATGTCCAATTGTTCTTCTCTTGTTCGCGTTCGACTCGAAGATAATTTGTTTTCAGGTGGGATTCCTTCTGATATATTTGATGCTTCAAATCTTGAGCATTTTAATGTGTCGAATAATCCTAGTCTCGGTGGCGTACTCCCCGAAAAAACATGGTCTTTATCCGTTTTACAGAACTTTTCAGCCAAGTTTTGTAATATTTCGGGTACATTTCCTGGATTTCAGTCCTGTAAGATGTTATCCCTTGTCGAATTGAACGGGAATCACTTATCGGGAACTATTTCTGAAAGTGTGTCAATTTGTGAGAATCTTGAAGTGTTAGATTTATCCGAGAATAACTTTTCAGGTGAAATTCCATTGAAATTGGGAAGATCAACGAAGTTAAAGTTTCTTAACTTGTCTTATAATGATCTTTCGGGTTCGATTCCTATGGAGAATAGTTTCAAATCAATGGATAGTAGTTCATTTATTGGAAACCCGAATCTTTGTGGGGCCCCGCTTGTGAAACCATGTCATCATGGGAATGGAATATCAGAAGGAATGGGTTTGGGGAGCAGAAAGAATCATAAGGTTGCTTGGGTACTTGTACTATGTGCTGTGGTGGTAGTACTCTCGGGCTTTCTTTTTGGAATCTTCTACTATCGAAGACAAAATGTGAATCGTCATTGGAAATTGGTGTCGTTTGATGGGTTACCTGAACTCACTGCTGCTGATGTTTTAAAAAGTTTTGATTCCATTGAAGCTTTGGAAACACGGTATTCATCTAATTCAGTTTATAAAGCAGTTTTGCTTACTGGGTTGACTGTGATTGTGAGAAAGATCGAATGGGGAGCAAAAAGTTCGAATCTTTTGATAGATTTTATAAGCCGATTAGGTAATGCAAGACACAAGAATTTGATTCGGTTGTTGGGTTTTTGCTATAATGAGAATATTGGTTATTTGTTGTATGAATACTTGCCTAATGGAAATCTTGATGAAAAGATAGGAATTAAGAGAGATTGGAGTTTAAAACGTAAGCTCGTGATTAATATCGCACATGGGTTATATTTTCTTCATCATGATTGTCATCCTGCTATTCCTTATGGGAATTTGAAGGCAAGTAACATAGTTTTTGATGAAAATATGGAGCCCCATTTGGACGAATTCGCATTCAAAACAATATCTGCAATGGAAAAAG GTGAATACAAGGGTCTCATGGAACATGAGTTAATGGATGATATATTTGACTTTGGGGAGATTGTTTTAGAGATTTTAACCAATGGAAAGCGGAAAAATGGTGGAATAAGTGTACACAAGACACCAAAAGACGTTTTATTGAAGGAGATATATAGTGAAAATGAAGTAGatgtttcttcttcatcatcaaattCTGTTCAAGAAGAGATAAAATTGGTTCTTGAACTTGTTATTCGTTGCACGGCGAGCAAGCTGTCAGATAGACCTTCAATGGAAGATGTTCTAAAGATTCTTTTGGGGTTGAAACCACAAAAAAAATGA